Proteins from one Penaeus vannamei isolate JL-2024 chromosome 8, ASM4276789v1, whole genome shotgun sequence genomic window:
- the LOC113814296 gene encoding uncharacterized protein isoform X1, whose protein sequence is MDQERAWIRGRLAWSNESLATPLREGVSQPQRRMHHSGPPSLKFKHNRPAWDDSVHDLTSMRLTPTELARKLASRQSSNLVLARAQLLEQSRRPGVHSPNLPPSLAARLQAARQQSVESILAQSSATLLTSQKVRQAESKSLHDLDLRRNQEPDGAEDPGQASSHMQNEKSRRTPPVDHQSDKTESKLKLLTESMKENSYSYSVPKGAKEKEGTAHGATAAPRPGLDDKRTIDLTHGASTRTSLDHTITMVVNTCRELWQQLEEERLTRERLTQQLQQQGNVITTLTTELLQIQEQQESILREVSDARASGLWGFEGDLSGGSSGSTEGDDIGSSHSLSGKVVGGRPSPQTVSSRHPQRSILRATRTIHTPHLRQQSPMYSTMQHSSRSHQSSPLMGLSHQAPHSPRPHQASPRPHRSPSPQSTLSIDRSESWSHIGYRSSVSRQIRDALTNSQNITPKSEIGKSHMSFSKVSDDGTLGSKQLEKEKKHTGERQSIPVSNKENDAQSALEANAMDSTISDLADKK, encoded by the exons ATGGATCAGGAACGAGCTTGGATAAGAGGACGCTTGGCTTGGAGTAATGAGAGCTTGGCTACTCCATTGAGAGAAGGGGTCAGCCAGCCCCAGAGGCGAATGCACCACTCTGGCCCTCCTTCTCTCAAGTTCAAGCATAATAGGCCGGCTTGGGAT GATAGCGTCCACGATCTAACTTCAATGAGACTAACACCGACTGAGCTAGCACGTAAGCTTGCATCACGACAGTCATCCAACTTGGTCCTGGCACGAGCCCAGTTGTTGGAGCAGAGCCGTCGGCCAGGGGTCCACAGCCCTAACCTTCCACCGTCTCTTGCTGCTAGACTTCAAGCTGCAAGGCAACAG agtGTTGAGTCCATCTTAGCACAGTCTAGCGCTACTCTTCTGACCTCACAGAAAGTGCGACAAGCTGAATCAAAGTCACTGCACGATTTAGACTTGAGGCGCAATCAGGAACCTG atGGAGCAGAAGACCCAGGCCAAGCCAGCAGTCACATGCAGAATGAAAAGTCAAGAAGGACGCCCCCCGTAGACCACCAGTCGGACAAAACGGAGAGTAAGCTGAAACTCTTGACTGAGAGCATGAAGGAAAACAGTTATAGCTATTCAGTGCCAAAAGGAgccaaagaaaaagagggaacggCACATGGAGCAACAGCCGCACCCAGGCCAGGATTGGATGATAAGAGAACAATTGATCTGACACATGGAGCTTCAACACGAACAAGCCTTGACCACACAATTACA ATGGTGGTGAACACGTGCCGTGAGCTGTGGCAGCAGCTGGAGGAGGAACGCCTTACAAGGGAGCGCTTAACACAACAGCTACAGCAGCAGGGAAATGTCATCACAACCTTGACAAct GAACTGCTGCAGATACAAGAGCAACAGGAGTCAATTCTTCGGGAGGTTAGTGATGCTCGAGCTTCGGGTCTCTGGGGATTTGAGGGTGACCTCAGCGGGGGGAGCAGTGGCAGTACTGAAGGCGATGATATTGGCAGCAGCCATTCCCTCAGCGGAAAGGTGGTGGGAGGCCGCCCCAGTCCACAGACTGTCAGCAGTCGACACCCTCAGCGATCCATTCTGCGAGCTACCAGAACCATCCACACGCCTCACCTACGCCAGCAGTCCCCCATGTACTCGACCATGCAACATTCATCAAGAAGTCACCAGTCAAGTCCCCTCATGGGACTGTCACACCAAGCCCCACACTCCCCACGACCCCACCAGGCTTCTCCGAGACCCCACCGTTCCCCCTCACCTCAGTCAACCCTCTCCATTGATCGCTCTGAGTCATGGAGTCACATAGGATACAGAAGTTCAGTATCAAGGCAAATCAGGGATGCGCTCACCAACAGCCAAAACATAACTCCTAAGTCCGAGATTGGCAAATCTCACATGAGCTTTAGCAAAGTGTCTGATGATGGTACTCTGGGCAGCAAGCAgctagaaaaggagaagaaacacaCAGGAGAAAGGCAGTCAATTCCAGTCTCCAATAAAGAGAATGATGCCCAGTCAGCTTTAGAAGCAAATGCTATGGATTCCACCATATCTGACTTAGCAGACAAGAAGTAA
- the LOC113814296 gene encoding uncharacterized protein isoform X2, producing the protein MDQERAWIRGRLAWSNESLATPLREGVSQPQRRMHHSGPPSLKFKHNRPAWDDSVHDLTSMRLTPTELARKLASRQSSNLVLARAQLLEQSRRPGVHSPNLPPSLAARLQAARQQKVRQAESKSLHDLDLRRNQEPDGAEDPGQASSHMQNEKSRRTPPVDHQSDKTESKLKLLTESMKENSYSYSVPKGAKEKEGTAHGATAAPRPGLDDKRTIDLTHGASTRTSLDHTITMVVNTCRELWQQLEEERLTRERLTQQLQQQGNVITTLTTELLQIQEQQESILREVSDARASGLWGFEGDLSGGSSGSTEGDDIGSSHSLSGKVVGGRPSPQTVSSRHPQRSILRATRTIHTPHLRQQSPMYSTMQHSSRSHQSSPLMGLSHQAPHSPRPHQASPRPHRSPSPQSTLSIDRSESWSHIGYRSSVSRQIRDALTNSQNITPKSEIGKSHMSFSKVSDDGTLGSKQLEKEKKHTGERQSIPVSNKENDAQSALEANAMDSTISDLADKK; encoded by the exons ATGGATCAGGAACGAGCTTGGATAAGAGGACGCTTGGCTTGGAGTAATGAGAGCTTGGCTACTCCATTGAGAGAAGGGGTCAGCCAGCCCCAGAGGCGAATGCACCACTCTGGCCCTCCTTCTCTCAAGTTCAAGCATAATAGGCCGGCTTGGGAT GATAGCGTCCACGATCTAACTTCAATGAGACTAACACCGACTGAGCTAGCACGTAAGCTTGCATCACGACAGTCATCCAACTTGGTCCTGGCACGAGCCCAGTTGTTGGAGCAGAGCCGTCGGCCAGGGGTCCACAGCCCTAACCTTCCACCGTCTCTTGCTGCTAGACTTCAAGCTGCAAGGCAACAG AAAGTGCGACAAGCTGAATCAAAGTCACTGCACGATTTAGACTTGAGGCGCAATCAGGAACCTG atGGAGCAGAAGACCCAGGCCAAGCCAGCAGTCACATGCAGAATGAAAAGTCAAGAAGGACGCCCCCCGTAGACCACCAGTCGGACAAAACGGAGAGTAAGCTGAAACTCTTGACTGAGAGCATGAAGGAAAACAGTTATAGCTATTCAGTGCCAAAAGGAgccaaagaaaaagagggaacggCACATGGAGCAACAGCCGCACCCAGGCCAGGATTGGATGATAAGAGAACAATTGATCTGACACATGGAGCTTCAACACGAACAAGCCTTGACCACACAATTACA ATGGTGGTGAACACGTGCCGTGAGCTGTGGCAGCAGCTGGAGGAGGAACGCCTTACAAGGGAGCGCTTAACACAACAGCTACAGCAGCAGGGAAATGTCATCACAACCTTGACAAct GAACTGCTGCAGATACAAGAGCAACAGGAGTCAATTCTTCGGGAGGTTAGTGATGCTCGAGCTTCGGGTCTCTGGGGATTTGAGGGTGACCTCAGCGGGGGGAGCAGTGGCAGTACTGAAGGCGATGATATTGGCAGCAGCCATTCCCTCAGCGGAAAGGTGGTGGGAGGCCGCCCCAGTCCACAGACTGTCAGCAGTCGACACCCTCAGCGATCCATTCTGCGAGCTACCAGAACCATCCACACGCCTCACCTACGCCAGCAGTCCCCCATGTACTCGACCATGCAACATTCATCAAGAAGTCACCAGTCAAGTCCCCTCATGGGACTGTCACACCAAGCCCCACACTCCCCACGACCCCACCAGGCTTCTCCGAGACCCCACCGTTCCCCCTCACCTCAGTCAACCCTCTCCATTGATCGCTCTGAGTCATGGAGTCACATAGGATACAGAAGTTCAGTATCAAGGCAAATCAGGGATGCGCTCACCAACAGCCAAAACATAACTCCTAAGTCCGAGATTGGCAAATCTCACATGAGCTTTAGCAAAGTGTCTGATGATGGTACTCTGGGCAGCAAGCAgctagaaaaggagaagaaacacaCAGGAGAAAGGCAGTCAATTCCAGTCTCCAATAAAGAGAATGATGCCCAGTCAGCTTTAGAAGCAAATGCTATGGATTCCACCATATCTGACTTAGCAGACAAGAAGTAA